The genomic segment CCTACATTTATCTTTTCTCCAAACTCTTCCTCTCCTGTTTCCAATACATTTATCAAACCTGTATTCGGTATAATATCTGCAATCTGCCTTCCTAAAACTTCCTCTGCTTTATAGCCCAAGATCTCTTCAGCAGCCGAGTTAAAAGTAATAATTCTACCCTCTACATCAATAGCAATAATTCCATTATGGGATGAATCCAGTATTGTAGTTAATTCTCCTACCACTTTCTGTGACTGTGTATAAAAAGCTTCAACTAAATCCGTTCTAGTTAAGATACCAACTAACCCATTATCTTTATCAACAACCGGCAGCCTTCCTATCTTTATTTTCCAGGCTGATTCTAAAGTCCTATCCTCTGTTATCTTCATTACGTCTGTCTGCATTAACTTTCCTACAGCTATGCTGTTTTCCAGCCCTTCTTTAACCGCTTTCATTAAGTGGCTTTTGGTAAAGATACCTATCAATTTATTTTCTGCATCAACAACTGGGGCACCATCTATTCTCTCATTATGAAATATCTCTGCTGCCTTTCCGATAGTATCCTCTTTACATAAGGTAATAGGATCTTTAGTCATTATCTCGGCTACTTTCATGCTCCCCCTCCTCCGTTTAAGATTACCTATCAATATATCATTTTTTAACATTTTTTACAAAGCTAATCTTTACCTTTAGCCCAAAATTTTCTTCTAAATATAAAGAAACTAGGAAAAATCCTAGCTTCTTTACTCAATCTTTTATCAATTTAAATCTATATATCAGATTAATCTAAATCCTTAAAGAAACATTAAACCTAAACTTACTATAACTCCACTCCACATTAATACCATTATACAGTAGCCCATAATGTCACGAGCACCCAAACCAGCAATTCCTAATGCAGGTAGAGCCCAGAAAGGCTGAATCATATTAGTCCAGGCATCTCCCCAGGCAACAGCCATAGAAATCCTAGAGATATCGACTCCTAGATCTGCTGCAGCAGGTACCATAATTGGAGCCTGTACAGCCCACTGTCCTCCGCCAGAAGGAACAAAGAAGTTTACAATTCCGGCACTTAAGAAGCTAAAGAAAGGAAGTGTTGTCTGTGTTGCAATAGAGACAAAGAATTCTGACATGATAGTTGCCAGACCGGAACCTACCATCATTCCCATAATACCTGAATACAGCGGGAACTGTAAGATTATTCCGCTACAGCCTTTTACAGCTGTTTCAAAAGCATTAAGATAATTCTTCGGAGTTTTATGCAGAAGAATTCCTAAAGTCATGAATAAGAAGATAACAATATTTAAGTTAAGAGCAAAACCATTGTTAACAAAATAATTAAGCAAATAAGCTGCTCCCATACCGCCTAAAACAAAAGAAACTAACATATTATTTTCTAATCTGTCTGCTACAGTATTTAACTCAGGTTCAGAATTTCCAGCACTGTCTTCTTCTTTTAATACTTCAGGATCAACAATTACTCTCTCATCCTTATCGGGCAGCATCATTCGATTTAAGAAAGGAATTGTAAGCAGTACTACAACAGATATTATAAGATTATAGGAACTGAATATCGTACTTGATATCGGAATAACTCCCATTAAATGCTCCATAAAGTGGCCTTCAGTAGCAACTGTTAAAGGTACCGAACCGGCCAAACCAGCATGCCAGATAACAAAACCAGAATAAGCACTGGCTATTAAGAGGCGATAATCTACACCTTCAACCTGTTTGGCCATCTCTTTTGCCAATAAGGCTCCAATAACTAAACCAAACCCCCAGTTAATCCAGCAACAGAGACCAGAAATAAAGGTTGTTAATGCTATTGCTCCTCCAGCCGAATCAGGAATGGAAGCAATCTTTTTCAATATTTTACTGAATAAATCCGTATTAGCTAACGCATGGCCAGTAATTAAGACCAAACACATCTGCATAGCAAAAGCCAATAGATTCCATAAGCCGTCGCCCCAATGTCCAATCATCTCCATTGGACCATTTCCAGCAATTACAATTCCTAAAACATAAACAACTGCAGTTAAAGCAATCGCAAATAAGAACGGGTCAGGTAGATATTCTTCAATTAAGGACACAAAGAACTTGGACAATTTTTTTACCACTTTAATCCCCCCTGAAATTTATTATTTATCTTTCTACTACTGTAGCAGCTCCCTGTCCACCGCCGATACAAAGAGTGGCTAGTCCATACTTAGAGTCCTGCTTCTTCATCTCATGTAACAGAGTAATTAAGATCCTTGCTCCACTAGCACCAATCGGATGGCCTAAAGCAATTGCTCCTCCATTTACATTTACCTTTTCAGTATCCAATCCTAAATCTTGAACTACTGCAAGAGACTGGGATGCAAAAGCTTCATTGGCTTCTACTAAGTCCATATCTTCTACTGTTAAGTCCGCCTCCTGTAATGCCTTCTTAGAAGAAGGAATCGGGCCGGTTCCCATAATAGCTGGATCTACTCCTGCTGAAGCATAACTCTTAATAGTAGCCAGTGGCTCTACTCCTAATTCCTCAGCTTTACTCTTAGTCATTACCACTAATGCAGCTGCTCCGTCATTGATTCCTGATGCATTACCGGCAGTTACTGTTCCATCCTTCTTAAAGGCCGGACGTAAGTTAGCCAATCCTTCAGCTGTTACTCCACTGCGGGGATATTCATCTTTATCGAATACAACTGGGTCTCCTTTTCGCTGCGGTACTTCTACAGGTACTATCTCATCTTCGAATTTACCTTCCTCTAATGCCGCTTCAGCTCTCTGCTGACTGGTTGCAGCAAACTCATCCTGTTCCTCACGACTAATATCCCACTGTTCAGCTACATTTTCAGCAGTAATACCCATATGATAATCATTGAATGCACACCAAAGGCCGTCTTGAATCATTGTATCTACTAATTTGCCGTGGCCCATTCTCTCTCCCCAGCGGGCTTTATTCTGAACATAAGGCGCCTGGCTCATATTCTCCATACCGCCAACAACAAATACATCTCCATCTCCGGCTTTAATTGCCTGGGCAGCTAAATTAACTGCCTTTAGACCTGAACCACAGACTTTATTGATAGTCATAGCCGGTGTCTCCACAGGTAAGCCGGCATTAACTGATGCCTGACGAGCCGGGTTCTGGCCTGAACCAGCCTGTAAGACATTCCCCATAATTACTTCATCTACTTCACCAGCATCTAATTCAGCTCTTTCTAAAGCTGCTTTAATTGTAGTTGTTCCCAACTCAATAGCAGAAACCTTCTTTAAACTTCCACCAAAACTGCCAATTGCTGTTCTCACTGCACTTGCAATTACAATTTCTTCCATTGTTAATCCCTCCTGTTAATTGTTAAACTTCCATTTCCTCTAGATCATCTGGAATAATTAATTCAGCTTCTGTTGCTTCCTGCACTTCATCTACTGTAAACTCAGGATTTATTTCTCTTAATACTAATCCGTCTTCTGTAACCTTCATAACTCCCATTTCTGTTACAATTAAATCAACCTGTTTTTTGGCTGTTAAAGGTAGATCACATTCTTTTAAAATTTTAGGATTTCCTTTAATAGTATGGGCTGTACCAATAATTACCTGTTGAGCTCCGACTACTAAATCCATTGCTCCTCCCATACCGGGTACTAACTTACCTGGAATCATCCAATTAGCAAGATTCCCTTGTTCATCTGCCTGCAGTGCTCCTAGAACAGTAATATCAACATGTCCACCGCGAATAATTGCAAAAGAATCAGCACTATCGAAAAAGGCTCCACCTTCTTTAATAGTTACTGGCTGTGCGCCAGCATTAACTAAGTCTTTATCCTCATCTCCCTCTTCAGGTGCTGGCCCCAAGCCTAAAAATCCATTCTCAGACTGTAGAGTAATATCAATATCATCCGATACATAGTCCCCTACCATAGTCGGCAGTCCAATACCTAAATTAACTATATCGCCGTCATTCAACTCTGCCGCAATTCTGTTAGCAATAATCTCTCTTTTAGTTTGCTTATCCATAATTACTCTTCACCTCCAACAATGATATCTACAAAGGCAGCCGGAGTCATTACTTCATTAGGATCAATCTCTCCAGTTTCAACGATCTCTTCTGCTTCTACTATTACTAAGTCAGCTGCCATTGCTATTAATGGATTGAAGTTTCTCGCACTCTTACGATAAACGAGATTTCCTTTCTTATCAGCCTTCCAGGCTTTAACTAAAGCTACATCTGCTGTAATAGGAAGTTCTAATAAATACTCTTGACCATCAATCTCAATCTTATCCTTTCCCTCTTCTACTACAGTACCTACTCCAGTAGGTGTTAGGAAACCTCCTAAACCTGCACCAGCTGCTCTAATCTGTTCTACTAAAGTACCTTGAGGAACTAAATCTACTTCCAACTCTCCATCATTCATCTGGTCACCTGTTTCTGGATTAAGCCCAATATGACTAGCAATTACTTTTTCAGCTTGTTTATTACGAATTAATCTTCCTATTCCATCATTTGTTTTTCCTGTATCATTAGCAATAATAGTTAAATCCTTAACTTCTCTTTCTACCATACCTTTAACTATTTTTCTAGGTGTCCCACAAGACATAAATCCACCAATCATTACTTCCATTCCATCTTTAACTTGATCTAATGCTTCATCTAGTGAAGTTACTTCAGCCATTTACTACACCTCCAAATTATTATTTTTAATCTCTTTATTAACCTTCACCTATTAATAATTGCAAGCTTCATTCCAACTATACTGAAATTAAAGAAAAAAATTTATATCCCCCGCCATATCAGTGATTGAGCGATTTTATAAATAATAGATATAAAAATTAAATTGAAAAAGATATTCATTTTTGATTCATAACTGTATCATTATCTTTCATTCTATAATAATAAAACCACTAAAATACTGGCTATAACATAGTACTAAAGAACTCATAGAAAATAAAAAACCGATGCGTAGATGTATTAGAGTAATACATCTACGCATCGGT from the Acetohalobium arabaticum DSM 5501 genome contains:
- a CDS encoding short-chain fatty acid transporter, with the protein product MVKKLSKFFVSLIEEYLPDPFLFAIALTAVVYVLGIVIAGNGPMEMIGHWGDGLWNLLAFAMQMCLVLITGHALANTDLFSKILKKIASIPDSAGGAIALTTFISGLCCWINWGFGLVIGALLAKEMAKQVEGVDYRLLIASAYSGFVIWHAGLAGSVPLTVATEGHFMEHLMGVIPISSTIFSSYNLIISVVVLLTIPFLNRMMLPDKDERVIVDPEVLKEEDSAGNSEPELNTVADRLENNMLVSFVLGGMGAAYLLNYFVNNGFALNLNIVIFLFMTLGILLHKTPKNYLNAFETAVKGCSGIILQFPLYSGIMGMMVGSGLATIMSEFFVSIATQTTLPFFSFLSAGIVNFFVPSGGGQWAVQAPIMVPAAADLGVDISRISMAVAWGDAWTNMIQPFWALPALGIAGLGARDIMGYCIMVLMWSGVIVSLGLMFL
- a CDS encoding acetyl-CoA C-acetyltransferase, with the translated sequence MEEIVIASAVRTAIGSFGGSLKKVSAIELGTTTIKAALERAELDAGEVDEVIMGNVLQAGSGQNPARQASVNAGLPVETPAMTINKVCGSGLKAVNLAAQAIKAGDGDVFVVGGMENMSQAPYVQNKARWGERMGHGKLVDTMIQDGLWCAFNDYHMGITAENVAEQWDISREEQDEFAATSQQRAEAALEEGKFEDEIVPVEVPQRKGDPVVFDKDEYPRSGVTAEGLANLRPAFKKDGTVTAGNASGINDGAAALVVMTKSKAEELGVEPLATIKSYASAGVDPAIMGTGPIPSSKKALQEADLTVEDMDLVEANEAFASQSLAVVQDLGLDTEKVNVNGGAIALGHPIGASGARILITLLHEMKKQDSKYGLATLCIGGGQGAATVVER
- a CDS encoding 3-oxoacid CoA-transferase subunit B, yielding MDKQTKREIIANRIAAELNDGDIVNLGIGLPTMVGDYVSDDIDITLQSENGFLGLGPAPEEGDEDKDLVNAGAQPVTIKEGGAFFDSADSFAIIRGGHVDITVLGALQADEQGNLANWMIPGKLVPGMGGAMDLVVGAQQVIIGTAHTIKGNPKILKECDLPLTAKKQVDLIVTEMGVMKVTEDGLVLREINPEFTVDEVQEATEAELIIPDDLEEMEV
- the atoD gene encoding acetate CoA-transferase subunit alpha; this translates as MAEVTSLDEALDQVKDGMEVMIGGFMSCGTPRKIVKGMVEREVKDLTIIANDTGKTNDGIGRLIRNKQAEKVIASHIGLNPETGDQMNDGELEVDLVPQGTLVEQIRAAGAGLGGFLTPTGVGTVVEEGKDKIEIDGQEYLLELPITADVALVKAWKADKKGNLVYRKSARNFNPLIAMAADLVIVEAEEIVETGEIDPNEVMTPAAFVDIIVGGEE